The genomic segment GGGATCAGCGCGGGCATGTTCGCAGACAACCTCGCCGAGATGGTCAGGATGGTCCAGGGATCGGGCTGTAGCCGAGTCGTTCTCCTCTCCTCCGAGGTTATTCCGGACGCCAGGGCGGAGCAGCAGGTCCTTCCCTACTGGGAGGCCATGGAGCAGGTGGCCCGGGAGGCCGGGGTCGTTTACGCCGACGTCAACGGCAGATGGCGGCAGGTTGTCGAAGGGGGGGTGAACCAGTGGGACCTCATCATCCCGGGGGACATGCACCCCAACGAGGCGGGCCACAGGCTCATCGGTGAAGCGGTTTTCGACGCGATTCAAGAAGCGAAGCTTCTCGAAAGCCTGATAGCTGGGAGCTGACAGCTAAGATCACACTTCCTGTACAAGCGGCAAGAGCTGACTAACCACAGCTCAACCATTCCCTGACTGAACCACCCGTCTTCGCTTGCAGCTACGACGCGGCAGGCAGGGTAACACGGAGAGAAACAGAATCCCGTCCCTTGAGGCATTAATCCAGATGTTGTTTCCCCTGTGAAACCCTGTGTACCCTGTGGTGAGCTAGCTTTTGAACTTTTCAGCGTCTCTGCGAGAGATAGTCTTTGAGATCTGGAGTGAGGGATTTGGAATTAAAAAACGGGACCCGTAGGTCCCGTTTTTTCATGCCGGCTTTTCCGTCGGCTCCTCATCCGAAGTTGCCGGTTCATCCTCCGCCGGCTTGTCCTCCGATTCAGTCACCTCAGGTTCTGTGGCTGAGTCATTCGTTTCGGTCGTCCTGGCTGACTGGGACGTCTTCCTGATCTCCTTCGTGGCCTCATCCTCGGCCTGCTTGAAACCGCGGATGGCTTTGCCCAGGTTCCTCCCTACCTCGGGGAGACGCTTGCCGCCGAAAAGGAGCATGACGATAGCCAGAATAACGAGTAGTTCCTGCATACCGAGTCCGTAGATCATCGAGTTTCGCTCCTGTGAAACATGAATGGGCGCGAAGTACGAAGATCGAAGAACGAAGGGAAATCCATATGCTATGCAAGCTCTTTCTTTGCGCTTCGCTCTTTGTGCTTCGCGCTCTTTTCCCTATTGAGCCTTTCGTGAATAGGAAAAAGAACTCACTAAATCCCCTGCAAACGAAACCTCCAGGTTGAAAAAGGATGTGATATTCGCTTCCTTGCCCGCCTTGATCTCGACTCCCATGTGGGTCCACGTCCACTTCTCCAGGCCGTCAGCGTCCATCCCCTTAAAATCCGGCTGCCCGAACATCTCCACGACCTCGCCCCTGGTGGTCATCCCGGCCTCGATCGCGGCCCCCGGATCCCGGGGGGGCATCTGCCCCATGGTCACGTTGAAGGTCGGCGCACAGGCAGCTATCGTAAGCAGGATAACCAGAAAAAACCAAGCCCTTCTCATATGCGTGCGCTCCTTTCCCCTCTCACGATCACAGGTCGAGGGTCATGATCAGCAGATCGTGGCCCCTGTTCTTGCCGTCCCTGATATATCCCTTGAGCTTGGCCTCATCCTTGAAACCGAGCTTGTGGAAAGCTTCAAAGGCGTCCTTCTGGGATACGGCCATCTCGGCCGTGAGTTTCTCCAGCCCGGCTTCCCTGGCATTGGCGATGATCTCGGCGGCCATGATCCGCGCGAGCCCCTTTTTCCGGAACTCCGGGGACACCACGATACGGATCTCACCCACGTGGCGCATCCAACCGAAAGGCTTGCGGTGCAAGGTGGCGTTGGCCACGATGCGGCCATCGACGAGGGCAAGAAGCGGAAAGACCCTGTTGTAGTTGAGGTTCTCAAACCACTCCCGCACCACGCGGTAGCTGGACACATTGTTCCGCAGGTAGAGACGGTCCTCCTCGGTGAGACTTTCGAAAAAATCCATCAGGGCCCTGTCGTCCTGCTTGGTCATTGCCCTGAGTGTAAGCTGCGTCCCGTCTTTCAGGTCTACCTTGCTTGGGTAGTTTTCCAAGAGCATTGTTGCCCCCTGTCATGTCGGCCCTCCCGGGCCCTGGATAGTGCGAATCTGCTAAAAAGCCATCAACACGCCCACGTGGGGGCCCGAAACAATGAACAGCCATGCAAGTTCATTGTTTCGTAAGGAAAGCGGAAATGACACTTTTCGCTTTCCGTTTAGCAAAAAGTCCTGCCAGACTTTTTGCGTTTACGCTAGTGTTCCATGTTCCACGTCCCGGAGATGGACTCCGTGAACTCTATCCACTGACCCCAGAGTTTCGTAACGTCGTTGCTCATGATGAGGAGATCATGGCGGTTGCCGTCCACATCCAGAACGTGGTCCTTGAGGATCGCCTCCTCCCTGAACCCCATCCGTGAAAACACGCGTCGGGCGTCGTGCTGATCGGTGAGCATCTCGGCCACCAGCTTCTCCAGGCCTGAGGTGACGGCGTTCTGGAACACCTCGGCTGCCAGGAGCCTGGCAAGCCCCTTCTCCCGGTAATCCGATGACACCACGATGCGGATCTCCCCGACATGACGCATCCAGCTGTGCGGGTTACGGTGCAGCGTCGCGTCTCCGACAACGCGGTCGCCGTCAATGGCCAGAACAGGCAACACCCTGTTGTAGTTCACACTTTCAGCCCACGCCTTGATCACGGCCGGATCGGACACGTCATCCCGCAGGTAAAGGCGCTCTGCCTCGGAAAGCCCCTGGAAAAAGGCCAGGAGCCGGACTTCGTCTCCGGCCACCATGGGCCTTAAGGTCAAAAGGCTTCCGTCTTTCAGTGTGATCTCTTTCGGATATTCGTCGAGTATCATGGCGGTCCTCCTTTGCCAAAATTTGATTATATCCCAGGTGTTCTTTTTTCCAAAGGGGAAGCTGTAAGGTTCCGTGAATTCGTGCGTCGAAAATCCGAAAGATCCTTACATCCGTGTGTCGGTATGTCCGTAAGTCCGTACTTCCGTAAGATCTTACGGCTTCACTGAATTACGGGCCCACGGGATCACGGCTTTACGGACTCACGGCTCCACGGAATCACGGGATACGCCGAGACTCCGGAGGAGGCGGGGCTGTTTCAGACTGCTCCCCGCAGGTTTTTCCTGAGCATCCTGTACCTGAGCATGGTATACGACGCCCCGGCCGTGAACCCTCCGATATGGGCCCACCAGGCCACCCCACCGGCGGCGCCGCTTGCGGTCTCAACCGCCCCGGTGATGAACTGAAAAAGGAACCAGAACCCCAGGAACAGGAAAGCCGGGATCTCCACGATCTGGATGAAGAAGAAGATGGGCAGCAATGTCACCACCCTCGCCTTTGGGTAGAGGAGGAAATAGGCGCCCAGCACACCCGCGATGGCCCCGCTGGCGCCAACGGTGGGAATGCTGCTGGACATGTTCAGCGCCACATGAGTCAGGGAGGCCGCCACCCCGCAGGCCAGGTAAAACAACAGGTATCCGACGTGACCGAGGGCGTCCTCCACGTTGTCCCCGAAGATGTAAAGGTAGAGCATGTTTCCGAGGAGGTGAAGCCAGCCGCCGTGGAGGAACATGGAGGTGAAAAAGGGAAGGACCGCATAGTGGATCAGGCCTGGCTCCCCGGTGACAATGGCAAGGACTCTTTCCGGCACGACGCCGAAAACGTGGACAAAAGCCTGCAGGTGGGTCCCGAGGCTGAGTTCGAAGAGGAACGCCAGGACGTTGGCCCCGATGAGAACGTAGTTCAAAAAGGGGACGGTCCTGGACGGGATGGTATCGCGGAGGGGGATCACGATGCAGTTCGCCGCTCAGGTTTCATATACAAGTACCTGCTGCTCGCTCAGCGTTGAGCGAACGTGCGGGTGCGGGTGTGGGCGAAAGATCTTATCGCTTTACGCATTAACTCACACACGGACGCACGGGCGGGCGAGTGCAAACCCGTGCACCTCGCCCTAGTCCTCCACCGCCGGGTACCTCAGGCATCCCTGTCCCAGGAAGAAGGCTTCCTCGTCGAGCTCTTCCTCGATGCGCAGCAGCTGGTTGTACTTGGCCACGCGCTCGGAGCGGCTCGGGGCCCCGGTCTTGATCTGCCCCGTTCCGGTCGCCACAGCGAGGTCGGCGATAAAAGTGTCGCTGGTCTCGCCCGACCTGTGGGAGATGACCGAGGTGTAGCCGGCACGGCGGGCAAGGCGGATCGTCTCGAGGGTCTCGGTAACGGTCCCGATCTGGTTGAGCTTGATAAGGATGGAGTTGGCGACACCCTTGGCGATCCCCTCTGAGAGGATGTGCGGGTTAGTGACGAAAACGTCGTCCCCCACGATCTGCACACGGTCACCGAGCCTTTCAGTGATGATGGCCCAGCCGTCCCAATCGTCCTCGGCCATGCCGTCCTCGATGGAAACGATGGGGTAGGCGTTGACCAGGTTCTCGTAGAAAGAGACCATCTCATCCGGCGACAGGACCTTGTCCTCCGCCGAAAGGACGTACTTCCCATCCTTGAAAAACTCAGAAGCCGCCGGGTCGAGGCAGATGGCGACATCCTCACCGGGCCTGTAGCCTGCAGCCTCGATCCCCTTGACGATGGCGTCCAGCGCCGCCCGGTTGCCGTTCAAACGGGGCGCGAACCCTCCCTCGTCACCCACCGAGGTGGACTGGCCCATGTCGGCAAGGATCTTCTTGAGATGGTGGAACACCTCGGTCCCCATCCTGAGAGACTCAGCGAAGGTGTCGGCCCCCCAGGGGAAGATCATGAACTCCTGGATGTCGAGGCCGCTGTCGGCGTGGGCTCCGCCGTTGATGATGTTCATCATTGGAACCGGCAGGATGTTGGCCGAAAGCCCGCCGATATAACGGTAGAGAGGCACACCGAGCTCTTCCGCGGCGGCCCTGGTCACGGCCATGGAAACACCCAGGATGGCATTGGCGCCCAGGTCGCTCTTGTTCTCGGTGCCGTCCAGTTCGATCATCACCTGGTCCACCTCGGCCTGGGCCAGCGCTTCGTAGGCAATGAGCGCCGGGGCGATGCGGTCGTTGACCGCCTCGACGGCCTTCGTAACCCCCTTGCCCATGTATCGTTTCTTGTCCCCGTCCCGCATCTCCAGAGCCTCACGCTTCCCGGTGGAAGCTCCAGATGGAACGGCCGCACGCCCGAAGGCGCCGCTTTCGAGGTATACATCCACCTCCACTGTGGGGTTGCCTCTGGAATCGAGGATCTGTCGTGCAAAGATATCGTTGATCTCACTCATGGGAACCTCCGCCTGAAAGAACAG from the bacterium genome contains:
- a CDS encoding SGNH/GDSL hydrolase family protein — encoded protein: MSRTVYLAFGDSITDGYGVRKGFVSFLVGMIRAASPELDLITTISGMSGDNTRDGLYRLGRDLANHTPDLVTINFGVNDAFSGISAGMFADNLAEMVRMVQGSGCSRVVLLSSEVIPDARAEQQVLPYWEAMEQVAREAGVVYADVNGRWRQVVEGGVNQWDLIIPGDMHPNEAGHRLIGEAVFDAIQEAKLLESLIAGS
- the tatA gene encoding twin-arginine translocase TatA/TatE family subunit yields the protein MIYGLGMQELLVILAIVMLLFGGKRLPEVGRNLGKAIRGFKQAEDEATKEIRKTSQSARTTETNDSATEPEVTESEDKPAEDEPATSDEEPTEKPA
- a CDS encoding GNAT family N-acetyltransferase, encoding MLLENYPSKVDLKDGTQLTLRAMTKQDDRALMDFFESLTEEDRLYLRNNVSSYRVVREWFENLNYNRVFPLLALVDGRIVANATLHRKPFGWMRHVGEIRIVVSPEFRKKGLARIMAAEIIANAREAGLEKLTAEMAVSQKDAFEAFHKLGFKDEAKLKGYIRDGKNRGHDLLIMTLDL
- a CDS encoding GNAT family N-acetyltransferase, whose amino-acid sequence is MILDEYPKEITLKDGSLLTLRPMVAGDEVRLLAFFQGLSEAERLYLRDDVSDPAVIKAWAESVNYNRVLPVLAIDGDRVVGDATLHRNPHSWMRHVGEIRIVVSSDYREKGLARLLAAEVFQNAVTSGLEKLVAEMLTDQHDARRVFSRMGFREEAILKDHVLDVDGNRHDLLIMSNDVTKLWGQWIEFTESISGTWNMEH
- a CDS encoding rhomboid family intramembrane serine protease, which gives rise to MNYVLIGANVLAFLFELSLGTHLQAFVHVFGVVPERVLAIVTGEPGLIHYAVLPFFTSMFLHGGWLHLLGNMLYLYIFGDNVEDALGHVGYLLFYLACGVAASLTHVALNMSSSIPTVGASGAIAGVLGAYFLLYPKARVVTLLPIFFFIQIVEIPAFLFLGFWFLFQFITGAVETASGAAGGVAWWAHIGGFTAGASYTMLRYRMLRKNLRGAV
- the eno gene encoding phosphopyruvate hydratase, which translates into the protein MSEINDIFARQILDSRGNPTVEVDVYLESGAFGRAAVPSGASTGKREALEMRDGDKKRYMGKGVTKAVEAVNDRIAPALIAYEALAQAEVDQVMIELDGTENKSDLGANAILGVSMAVTRAAAEELGVPLYRYIGGLSANILPVPMMNIINGGAHADSGLDIQEFMIFPWGADTFAESLRMGTEVFHHLKKILADMGQSTSVGDEGGFAPRLNGNRAALDAIVKGIEAAGYRPGEDVAICLDPAASEFFKDGKYVLSAEDKVLSPDEMVSFYENLVNAYPIVSIEDGMAEDDWDGWAIITERLGDRVQIVGDDVFVTNPHILSEGIAKGVANSILIKLNQIGTVTETLETIRLARRAGYTSVISHRSGETSDTFIADLAVATGTGQIKTGAPSRSERVAKYNQLLRIEEELDEEAFFLGQGCLRYPAVED